A stretch of Rhododendron vialii isolate Sample 1 chromosome 4a, ASM3025357v1 DNA encodes these proteins:
- the LOC131322620 gene encoding probable protein phosphatase 2C 42 isoform X3 — MYHVFILLDYVCYADVSSEGRGVVTAESIKQAFLETERGFTALVSDIWNTRPNLATVGSCCLVGVISQQTLFVANLGDSRVVLGKKVGNTGGTAAIQLSTEHNANLEEVRHELKELHPNDPQIVVQKHGVWRVKGIIQVSRSIGDVYMKHAQYNREPIQAKFRLCEPMNMPILTATPSILCHPLQPNDSFLIFASDGLWEHLSNENAVDIVQRHPHTGSAKRLVKAALQEAARKREMRYSDLRRIDQRVRRHFHDDITVVVLFLNHDLISRGIMQEPPLSLRSALEHR; from the exons ATGTACCATGTAtt tatcttatTGGACTATGTTTGTTATGCAGATGTATCATCTGAGGGCCGCGGTGTTGTGACAGCTGAATCAATTAAACAAGCTTTTCTTGAAACAGAAAGAGGGTTCACAGCTCTTGTTTCGGACATCTGGAACACGAGACCCAATTTGGCAACAGTTGGGTCGTGCTGTCTTGTTGGAGTGATCAGTCAACAGACCCTTTTTGTGGCAAATCTTGGGGATTCTCGTGTTGTGCTGGGAAAGAAGGTCGGGAACACAGGAGGTACTGCTGCCATACAATTATCAACTGAACACAATGCCAACCTTGAGGAGGTCAGGCACGAGCTTAAAGAATTACATCCAAATGATCCTCAAATTGTTGTTCAAAAGCATGGAGTTTGGAGAGTAAAAGGCATTATTCAG GTTTCTAGATCTATAGGCGATGTTTACATGAAACATGCGCAGTACAACAGGGAACCAATCCAGGCAAAATTCAGACTTTGTGAACCGATGAACATGCCTATCTTGACGGCCACCCCATCTATTCTTTGTCACCCTCTACAACCAAATGATTCTTTCCTTATATTTGCGTCTGATGGTTTATGGGAACACTTGAGTAATGAAAACGCTGTGGATATTGTCCAGAGACATCCACATACg GGAAGTGCAAAGAGGCTTGTCAAAGCTGCCCTTCAAGAAGCAGCTAGAAAACGTGAGATGCGATATTCTGATCTTCGGAGGATTGACCAGAGGGTCCGACGCCATTTCCATGATGATATAACCGTTGTTGTGTTGTTCTTGAACCATGACCTAATTTCTAGAGGCATAATGCAAGAGCCTCCACTCTCACTCCGAAGTGCTCTGGAGCACCGTTGA